The following coding sequences lie in one Pontibacter sp. G13 genomic window:
- a CDS encoding haloacid dehalogenase-like hydrolase, with translation MKNHRNTALKLLAIAGVLLGGMGCTLRSEPMQVKDLPSWRDTDARERIIDFVEVVTDPNSTQFVPPENRIATFDNDGTLWCEKPIPPHFFGILARFQELTQEDPDLVKQEPFTSIGEFIETQDPAALKLFIDEYHDGELLKVVGQLFGVPFANMNVDEYAEWYAQFYRDWEHPTLEKSISGLTYQPMLELLDYLRTREFQVFIFSADEGAFLKLLSNELYGIPPNQAFGSTIKTQYREGEIIRTEDGEWLDNWQGKPEMIQAHIGKRPIFAAGNSNGDFHMLEYVHLQPGPHLSVMIHHTDEEREFAYDTHTDQLLPYAKKHDYLIVDMAEDWDRVFSE, from the coding sequence ATGAAAAATCATAGGAATACCGCGCTCAAACTGTTGGCTATTGCAGGCGTGTTGTTGGGGGGAATGGGCTGTACGCTCCGGTCCGAACCCATGCAGGTGAAGGATTTGCCCAGTTGGCGCGATACCGATGCCCGTGAGCGAATTATCGACTTTGTGGAGGTGGTGACAGATCCCAATTCCACGCAATTTGTCCCACCTGAAAACCGGATTGCGACCTTCGACAATGACGGAACGCTTTGGTGCGAAAAGCCGATTCCCCCGCATTTCTTTGGGATCTTGGCACGGTTCCAAGAATTGACCCAGGAGGACCCCGATTTAGTCAAGCAAGAGCCATTTACCAGCATTGGGGAATTCATCGAAACCCAAGATCCTGCCGCTCTCAAGCTTTTCATCGATGAGTATCACGATGGGGAATTGCTCAAAGTCGTGGGCCAGCTTTTCGGGGTGCCTTTTGCCAATATGAATGTGGATGAATATGCCGAATGGTACGCTCAATTCTACCGGGATTGGGAGCATCCGACCTTGGAGAAATCCATCTCTGGGCTTACCTATCAGCCCATGCTGGAACTACTAGATTATCTGAGAACCCGTGAATTTCAAGTATTTATCTTCTCCGCGGATGAAGGGGCATTCTTGAAGCTCCTGAGCAATGAATTGTATGGAATTCCCCCCAATCAGGCTTTTGGCTCCACAATCAAAACCCAATACCGAGAAGGAGAAATCATCCGGACAGAAGACGGTGAATGGCTCGACAATTGGCAAGGAAAGCCCGAGATGATTCAGGCTCATATCGGCAAGAGACCCATATTCGCAGCGGGAAATTCCAATGGTGATTTCCACATGCTCGAATATGTTCATCTGCAACCCGGACCGCACCTGAGTGTGATGATCCATCATACGGACGAGGAACGAGAATTTGCCTACGACACCCATACCGACCAATTGCTTCCCTACGCCAAAAAACATGATTACCTCATCGTCGATATGGCCGAGGATTGGGATCGGGTATTTTCCGAATAA
- a CDS encoding NAD(P)/FAD-dependent oxidoreductase has protein sequence MKSQLSTHALGDTHDLVVIGAGMAGLTAATLAAKSGAKPLVLEQNWLPGGCSSTYPRKHYQFESGATTLVGLDEGMPLRFLLDELNLDFDPVKLELPMEVKWADGVSIRRFQDLTSWIAEAERVFGPSNQKAFWTFCYRISQQVWKTSSRQRAFPPSSIQDLLFAARQFRPIQLGGIGLAYLSVWDVLKWYGLDQNDRFVSFVEEQLMITAQNKSKEVNILFGAAALCYTLYGNYYVRGGMIGLINLLVDDLKSRGGDIALRTSVTAITPQQNGYSIDTNGGQIRAKRIISALPLNDTLELWQAPKLEAKWRKRLMQSDQLNGAFSLGFVCKRREVPASLHHQIHLDQPLPEIGAHSIFLSFSHPDDPLRCGPDEWVCSVSTHVADPDHRRIEDSEAIVEAIFQALDHHGLVPREDVTFWHSSTPGSWYKWTKRAFGFVGGYPQFMNIKPWQMADARFDGKGVYLCGDSVYPGQGIPGAALSGIIAWQKMKLDRHFADMTPVASSANIQMS, from the coding sequence TTGAAATCACAACTCTCCACCCATGCTTTAGGCGATACGCATGATCTAGTCGTGATAGGGGCTGGAATGGCCGGATTGACCGCTGCGACCCTGGCTGCGAAATCTGGAGCCAAGCCATTGGTTTTGGAGCAGAATTGGTTGCCGGGAGGCTGTTCAAGTACCTATCCACGAAAGCATTATCAATTCGAAAGCGGAGCTACCACCTTGGTTGGTTTGGATGAAGGGATGCCTTTGCGCTTCCTGTTGGATGAGTTAAACCTAGATTTCGATCCTGTGAAATTGGAGCTGCCGATGGAGGTTAAATGGGCCGATGGGGTCTCTATTCGTCGATTTCAAGATTTGACCTCTTGGATTGCTGAAGCGGAACGAGTCTTTGGGCCAAGCAATCAAAAAGCTTTTTGGACCTTCTGCTACCGAATATCCCAGCAGGTTTGGAAAACCTCTTCCAGACAGCGAGCCTTTCCTCCGAGTTCGATTCAAGATCTGTTATTCGCAGCCAGACAGTTCCGTCCCATTCAGCTAGGTGGTATTGGTTTGGCTTATTTGTCAGTTTGGGATGTGCTCAAATGGTACGGACTGGATCAAAACGATCGGTTTGTCTCTTTTGTGGAAGAACAGCTCATGATCACTGCACAAAATAAATCCAAGGAGGTGAATATCCTGTTCGGTGCCGCAGCGCTTTGTTACACGCTATATGGCAATTATTACGTCCGGGGTGGGATGATCGGATTGATAAACCTTTTGGTGGATGATCTCAAGTCTCGGGGTGGTGATATCGCCCTTAGAACATCCGTAACGGCGATTACTCCTCAACAAAACGGCTATTCCATTGACACCAACGGGGGACAGATACGTGCGAAAAGGATCATTTCTGCACTTCCGCTCAATGATACACTAGAGCTTTGGCAAGCACCTAAGCTCGAAGCCAAATGGCGGAAGCGGCTGATGCAGTCAGACCAGCTCAACGGCGCCTTCTCGCTGGGTTTTGTGTGCAAACGTCGTGAAGTTCCCGCTTCCCTTCACCATCAAATACATCTAGATCAGCCACTGCCAGAGATTGGCGCTCACTCGATCTTCCTCAGTTTCAGTCATCCAGACGATCCTCTGAGATGTGGCCCCGATGAATGGGTGTGTTCGGTTTCCACCCATGTGGCGGACCCCGACCACCGCCGCATCGAAGATTCCGAAGCCATCGTGGAGGCGATATTCCAAGCGCTGGATCATCATGGATTAGTTCCTCGTGAGGACGTCACCTTTTGGCATAGCTCGACTCCCGGGAGCTGGTACAAATGGACCAAGCGCGCTTTTGGATTTGTGGGCGGCTATCCACAATTCATGAATATCAAGCCGTGGCAGATGGCAGATGCGAGATTTGACGGAAAAGGCGTCTATCTGTGCGGAGACAGTGTATATCCCGGCCAAGGTATCCCCGGAGCGGCCCTGAGTGGCATCATCGCTTGGCAAAAAATGAAGCTCGACCGCCATTTTGCCGACATGACTCCCGTGGCATCCAGCGCCAATATTCAGATGAGTTGA
- a CDS encoding DUF3352 domain-containing protein, with amino-acid sequence MKAFFRFVLLLILLAVAAVAGYFFLESDNSTYEPYQFIPEDFVYIIESDRPAGDWQDMSKTEIWQYLKGSDYFADITESADYLDSLLTANQTLVDLVKLGDMVISEHMLTAQKSDFLILVDLKGKGRKLPKLKPLTTALFKELGYQVETDKFFKFDVYHLYDPWTKETLYLAPVENILIASYTEDLVKRAISQSEKAPITENPTFAKIQEKASSSDLYTIYLNFQTLHQYANTFTTEPSESMEGLHEILSYATFDLHMEDEYTEMEGFVQQIDSVPSYLSVFSDIGSGEISAQAVLPQQTAMFTSIGFEDFADLYDRFSKQLEQEDPEEYEDLVKNRRRIEKLLKIDFDRDFFDWMTEEVVTAVIPVDAQGSEHSYYALLHFEDYEQTKERLDYVVERIGKTPVKFKEKDYKGFTIKYLALKGFFKLFFKKMFSDIEKPHFTYIDDYVVFSNDTTSLQLMIDEYLEQRVLKNDEAYSNFMESFKSSSNVFTYLRNEEFFPYLLTSMDYETRKDMVKNQKYYRSFPQIGFQLYPSGGMYKAYFHAEFAPEGDTPN; translated from the coding sequence ATGAAGGCTTTTTTCCGGTTTGTCCTGCTACTCATTCTGCTTGCCGTCGCTGCCGTAGCGGGGTATTTCTTCTTGGAGTCCGACAACTCCACGTATGAGCCCTACCAGTTTATTCCCGAGGATTTCGTCTATATCATCGAATCCGATCGCCCGGCAGGTGATTGGCAGGATATGAGCAAGACCGAGATCTGGCAATACCTCAAAGGCTCTGACTATTTTGCAGATATCACCGAGTCCGCGGATTATCTGGATTCCCTCCTGACCGCCAACCAGACCTTGGTGGATTTGGTCAAATTGGGCGATATGGTCATTTCAGAGCACATGCTCACAGCCCAAAAGTCCGATTTTCTCATTCTTGTGGACCTCAAGGGAAAAGGCCGCAAGCTCCCCAAATTGAAACCCCTGACGACCGCCTTGTTCAAGGAATTGGGGTATCAGGTCGAAACGGATAAATTCTTCAAATTCGACGTCTACCACCTCTACGATCCCTGGACCAAGGAGACATTGTATTTGGCGCCGGTCGAGAATATTCTTATCGCATCATACACCGAAGATCTGGTCAAGCGTGCGATCAGTCAGTCAGAGAAAGCGCCGATCACGGAGAATCCCACCTTCGCCAAGATTCAGGAAAAAGCATCCAGCAGCGATCTCTATACCATCTATCTCAACTTCCAGACCCTCCACCAATACGCCAATACCTTCACGACGGAGCCTTCAGAATCGATGGAAGGCCTCCACGAGATTCTTTCCTACGCGACCTTTGACCTCCACATGGAGGACGAATACACCGAGATGGAAGGATTTGTCCAGCAGATCGATTCTGTACCATCGTATCTGAGTGTCTTTTCGGACATCGGAAGTGGAGAGATTTCCGCTCAGGCAGTCCTTCCACAGCAGACGGCCATGTTCACGAGTATCGGATTTGAAGATTTTGCAGATCTGTATGATCGTTTTTCCAAACAATTGGAGCAGGAAGACCCAGAGGAATACGAAGATCTCGTCAAGAATCGTCGAAGAATCGAGAAGCTCTTGAAAATCGATTTTGACCGTGATTTCTTCGATTGGATGACGGAAGAAGTGGTTACAGCCGTGATCCCCGTAGATGCCCAAGGATCCGAACATTCGTACTATGCATTGCTGCATTTCGAAGATTACGAGCAGACCAAGGAACGATTGGATTACGTGGTCGAACGAATCGGCAAAACTCCCGTGAAGTTCAAGGAAAAGGACTACAAGGGATTCACCATCAAATACTTGGCGCTCAAAGGATTCTTCAAACTCTTCTTCAAGAAGATGTTCAGCGACATTGAGAAGCCGCACTTTACGTATATCGACGACTACGTGGTATTCTCCAATGACACCACTTCCCTGCAATTGATGATCGACGAATATCTGGAGCAACGAGTATTGAAAAATGATGAAGCGTATTCAAATTTCATGGAATCGTTTAAATCTTCATCAAATGTCTTTACCTACTTGCGAAATGAAGAATTCTTTCCCTATTTGTTGACATCAATGGATTACGAGACACGGAAAGACATGGTGAAAAACCAAAAGTACTACCGGAGCTTTCCCCAAATCGGATTCCAGCTGTATCCCTCAGGCGGCATGTACAAAGCGTACTTCCATGCCGAGTTTGCCCCAGAAGGAGATACGCCCAATTAA
- a CDS encoding VOC family protein translates to MHIEHIAFWVQDLEGMKDFYCQFFDLTPNEKYHNPTKQFTSYFLSFPTGARLELMHRPDVAEFVGPKGMLNGLTHLAISVGSKERVDTLTEAFRAAGYEISGEPRTTGDGYYESVILDPEGNPIEITG, encoded by the coding sequence ATGCATATCGAACACATCGCCTTCTGGGTCCAGGATCTCGAAGGAATGAAGGATTTCTACTGCCAATTCTTCGATCTGACCCCCAACGAGAAGTACCACAATCCCACCAAGCAATTCACCAGTTATTTCCTCTCATTTCCCACAGGCGCACGGCTGGAATTGATGCATCGACCGGATGTCGCAGAATTTGTCGGTCCCAAAGGCATGCTCAATGGCTTGACGCATCTGGCCATTTCTGTCGGGAGCAAGGAACGGGTGGACACCCTGACGGAGGCCTTCCGGGCCGCTGGATACGAGATTTCAGGAGAACCGAGGACGACGGGAGATGGTTACTACGAAAGTGTGATTCTGGACCCAGAGGGCAATCCGATCGAGATTACAGGATAG
- a CDS encoding amidohydrolase family protein has protein sequence MRISASLTSILSLLLLVCCGPKDSDQADAQAESYKLVQTVYHGGDILTMDGETPNYVEAVVQREGRIIFVGSKKDALDRFKDKAEIVDLKGKTLLPGFIDAHSHFSVAVQMVNQQNLSVPPVGPVTDIASLQQALVEFQQERQIPPGEWVVGYGYDNEGLAEGRHITKMDLDEVLPDHKVLVIHVSQHGGVLNSKGLEWAGVTAETETPKGGIIARMPGSQEPAGLLMETAWIPIFAKVPTPSDDELLKLLDAAQQMYASQGYTHAQDGAAFITQMRFMERAVDSGLLYLDLVSLPNVVDMPKWIDSGEFTFGEYIGHLKFQGVKLLQDGSPQGKTAYVSKPYLTGGPDGQKNWRGETTFPTDEFNGYIQRVLDKGLQVFVHANGDATIDEVIAAIKKAGITAEDDRRPVVIHSQFQRPDHLDQYVELGLQPAYFTNHTYFWGDVHIKNIGRDAADFISPVMAAKAKGLVYSNHSDFNVTPLDPFFIMWTARNRITRNGIILGEDQRADPYTALQGITTGAAYQVFEENRKGKIKEGMLADFVILDKNPLKTEGQALKEIKVVQTIKEGQVVYPQ, from the coding sequence ATGCGAATTTCCGCCTCTCTCACCTCCATTCTGAGCCTATTGCTATTGGTGTGCTGTGGCCCGAAAGACAGCGACCAAGCCGATGCGCAGGCCGAATCCTATAAACTGGTTCAGACCGTCTACCACGGGGGAGATATCCTCACGATGGATGGTGAAACGCCAAATTATGTAGAAGCCGTCGTCCAACGCGAAGGAAGAATCATATTTGTCGGCTCGAAGAAGGATGCCTTGGACCGATTCAAAGACAAGGCGGAGATCGTGGACCTCAAGGGCAAGACGCTCCTGCCCGGTTTTATCGATGCGCATTCGCACTTCTCTGTGGCCGTACAGATGGTCAACCAACAAAACCTGTCTGTTCCCCCTGTCGGTCCAGTCACGGACATTGCCTCCTTGCAGCAGGCCTTGGTGGAATTTCAGCAAGAAAGACAGATTCCCCCCGGCGAATGGGTCGTGGGGTATGGGTATGACAATGAGGGGCTTGCGGAAGGTAGGCATATCACCAAGATGGACCTGGACGAAGTGCTTCCCGATCACAAGGTGCTGGTGATCCATGTATCTCAGCATGGCGGGGTCTTGAATTCCAAAGGCTTGGAATGGGCAGGCGTCACTGCAGAGACAGAAACCCCCAAGGGAGGCATCATCGCCCGTATGCCGGGCAGTCAAGAACCAGCAGGGCTTCTGATGGAGACAGCTTGGATTCCGATTTTTGCCAAAGTCCCCACACCATCCGATGACGAACTCCTGAAATTGCTCGATGCTGCCCAGCAGATGTACGCTTCTCAAGGCTACACCCATGCGCAGGATGGAGCTGCATTCATTACCCAGATGAGGTTCATGGAACGGGCAGTCGACTCGGGATTGCTATACCTCGACCTCGTTTCGCTACCCAACGTGGTAGATATGCCCAAGTGGATCGATTCGGGAGAATTCACCTTCGGAGAATACATTGGACACCTCAAATTTCAGGGGGTAAAGCTTTTGCAGGATGGCTCTCCACAGGGAAAAACAGCCTATGTTTCCAAACCCTATTTGACTGGCGGTCCGGACGGCCAGAAGAATTGGCGCGGTGAGACGACCTTTCCCACGGATGAATTCAATGGATATATCCAACGGGTTCTAGACAAAGGCCTTCAGGTATTTGTACATGCCAATGGAGATGCCACAATCGATGAGGTGATCGCTGCGATCAAAAAAGCCGGAATCACTGCCGAAGATGACAGGAGACCCGTAGTCATTCATTCGCAGTTCCAAAGACCTGATCATCTGGACCAATATGTTGAGCTAGGTTTGCAGCCCGCCTATTTTACAAATCACACCTATTTCTGGGGAGATGTCCACATCAAGAACATCGGCCGAGATGCCGCGGATTTCATCAGTCCGGTGATGGCTGCCAAAGCCAAGGGATTGGTCTACTCCAACCATAGCGATTTCAATGTGACTCCTCTGGATCCATTTTTCATCATGTGGACCGCCCGTAATCGGATCACCCGCAACGGCATTATCTTGGGAGAAGATCAACGTGCAGATCCCTACACCGCTTTGCAGGGAATCACTACCGGCGCCGCCTATCAGGTATTCGAAGAAAATCGAAAAGGCAAAATCAAGGAAGGTATGCTGGCGGATTTTGTGATCCTCGACAAGAATCCCCTCAAGACCGAAGGGCAAGCCCTCAAGGAAATCAAGGTTGTCCAAACCATCAAAGAAGGCCAGGTCGTCTATCCTCAATAA
- a CDS encoding twin-arginine translocation signal domain-containing protein, with translation MKRRQFLKAASLATGGLAISPYILPSGRLFAKTMSRKVNHVVFCLFAGGVRNIEALAQAEGNLMPAFQPGTASTIPGLDPIPASPLSSPLSHLGTLYPEFRYAEGPTGHFNGHTVAITGQYTSTGLNLRTNPDFPTIFEYYLKHNSPTVTSKNAWWVSNSLGPYPALNYSKHPGYGPLFGANHIAPTSLLNGQTYPVIGTPKHFQFHEEEMIGNIRGFLNDQFARKAPASASGNVNTSEDAEEIRTFIAELFQKGVNGGFNNPMGVPNQFASNDIFTLTFAEDIIQKFQPELLVVNMTDVDACHQDYTSYCNNLRKADYAVSHLWNTIQQTPGMADDTVLIMVPEHGRNLLPNTVSDAYGRLGIDHTGDPTSREIFCAIIGPDGVVNQHQSVGSASQPIGESIDVVPTIAHILGFDIHIPAGMLPGRVLTEALA, from the coding sequence ATGAAAAGACGCCAATTTCTCAAGGCCGCTTCCCTCGCTACTGGCGGGTTGGCCATTTCTCCGTACATCCTCCCGAGCGGACGGCTATTTGCCAAGACCATGTCCCGCAAGGTCAATCATGTGGTCTTCTGCCTATTCGCAGGAGGCGTCCGAAACATCGAAGCCCTCGCCCAAGCGGAAGGCAATCTCATGCCTGCATTCCAACCCGGCACGGCATCGACCATTCCGGGACTTGATCCGATTCCTGCATCTCCGCTCTCGAGTCCATTGTCACACCTGGGGACGCTCTATCCGGAGTTTCGCTACGCTGAGGGACCGACCGGGCATTTCAACGGGCATACGGTGGCCATCACCGGCCAGTACACCTCCACTGGGTTGAACTTGCGTACCAATCCCGATTTTCCGACCATCTTCGAATATTACCTCAAGCACAATTCACCCACTGTCACCTCCAAAAATGCATGGTGGGTATCCAATTCCTTGGGGCCATATCCCGCATTGAATTACAGCAAACATCCCGGGTATGGGCCGCTCTTCGGTGCCAATCACATTGCGCCGACCAGCTTGCTCAATGGGCAGACCTATCCGGTCATTGGCACACCGAAGCATTTTCAGTTCCATGAGGAAGAAATGATCGGAAACATCCGAGGATTCCTCAATGATCAATTTGCCAGAAAAGCTCCAGCTTCCGCCTCTGGGAATGTCAATACGAGCGAGGATGCCGAGGAAATCCGGACATTCATTGCGGAATTGTTCCAAAAGGGTGTCAATGGAGGATTCAATAATCCCATGGGAGTCCCCAACCAGTTTGCGTCCAATGACATCTTCACCCTGACATTCGCTGAAGACATCATCCAGAAGTTCCAACCGGAATTGCTCGTGGTGAACATGACAGATGTAGATGCCTGCCATCAGGACTACACCTCCTATTGCAACAATCTCCGAAAAGCAGACTACGCGGTTTCCCATCTTTGGAACACCATCCAACAGACGCCCGGAATGGCTGATGACACCGTCCTGATCATGGTCCCCGAGCACGGCAGGAACCTCCTCCCCAATACGGTCTCGGATGCCTATGGCCGCTTGGGAATCGACCATACCGGCGATCCCACTTCTCGTGAGATCTTTTGTGCCATCATCGGCCCAGACGGCGTAGTGAACCAGCACCAATCGGTCGGAAGTGCGTCTCAGCCCATTGGGGAAAGCATTGATGTGGTACCGACCATCGCCCATATTCTTGGATTCGATATACATATTCCTGCTGGGATGCTTCCCGGACGCGTTTTGACCGAAGCCCTCGCCTAA
- a CDS encoding outer membrane protein transport protein gives MRLVCWLALGLFCFIHTTHAGGIKLSLLGQRQQAMGFSGTALYGGASSLWYNPGALPFTRYRVDLEFGFTASRPATTYLENSFSREQVETDTTVLTPVTAYAAWRGKKGGKWEKWSLGLGVFSPFGILTRWPDDWEGKFVIQDFTVNTLYAQPTIAYQLTDQMGFGVGFTYALANMGITRALQVDGANGSVGAVDFSGVGQGFGANVGWFARINPKLALGIKYQTPVKIKMPGGTARFTVPESLVDQYPEQEISTDLPLPGMLHVGLSYQAEDLFLITFDMKFTQWQTFDSLNIELEEPVPNLLFHPERNFQPSRSFHLGGEYAASSHIWIRGGTYYDSSPVPEDYVSPDIPDADRIGVTLGGGFLVWKTLYIDLSGGFEFTGERTARFQQAQFSGIYESRIWNLGLGIRYGIK, from the coding sequence ATGCGATTGGTTTGCTGGCTAGCGTTGGGCCTGTTTTGTTTCATTCATACGACGCACGCAGGAGGGATCAAATTGAGTTTGCTTGGACAACGCCAGCAGGCCATGGGATTTTCTGGAACGGCCCTCTATGGAGGCGCCAGCAGCCTTTGGTACAACCCGGGCGCATTGCCTTTCACCCGATACCGGGTCGATCTGGAATTTGGATTCACAGCGAGCCGACCCGCCACAACCTATCTGGAAAACAGTTTCAGCAGAGAACAAGTCGAGACCGATACCACGGTATTGACGCCTGTGACCGCTTATGCCGCTTGGCGAGGGAAGAAGGGCGGTAAATGGGAAAAGTGGTCTCTGGGGCTGGGGGTCTTCTCACCGTTTGGGATCTTGACTCGCTGGCCGGATGATTGGGAAGGGAAATTTGTGATTCAGGATTTTACGGTCAATACCTTATATGCTCAACCGACGATTGCCTACCAGCTGACAGATCAGATGGGTTTTGGCGTCGGATTCACCTATGCATTGGCCAATATGGGGATCACCCGCGCGCTTCAGGTCGATGGTGCCAATGGCTCGGTGGGGGCCGTGGACTTTTCAGGAGTAGGGCAGGGGTTCGGTGCCAATGTGGGATGGTTTGCCCGAATCAATCCCAAACTTGCCTTGGGCATCAAATATCAAACGCCGGTAAAGATCAAAATGCCGGGTGGAACCGCTCGATTCACCGTACCTGAATCCTTGGTGGATCAGTATCCAGAGCAGGAGATCTCTACGGACCTGCCATTGCCGGGGATGCTGCATGTAGGGCTGAGCTATCAGGCCGAGGACCTATTCCTCATCACCTTTGACATGAAATTCACCCAGTGGCAGACCTTCGATTCTCTGAATATCGAGTTGGAGGAACCTGTCCCCAATCTGCTGTTTCATCCAGAAAGAAACTTTCAACCCTCCAGATCCTTTCACCTCGGTGGCGAATATGCGGCCTCTTCCCATATCTGGATTCGGGGAGGCACTTATTATGATTCCAGCCCAGTCCCCGAGGACTATGTATCTCCGGATATTCCAGATGCAGACCGTATTGGGGTCACGCTGGGGGGAGGATTTTTGGTTTGGAAGACGCTCTACATCGATTTGTCCGGGGGATTTGAATTCACGGGTGAAAGAACTGCCCGATTTCAGCAAGCACAATTTAGCGGTATTTACGAAAGCCGGATCTGGAATCTGGGTCTCGGAATTCGATATGGAATAAAATGA
- a CDS encoding glycosyltransferase family 2 protein, protein MVHGKKVVVVMPAYNAEKTLDQTYAEIPFDLVDEIILVDDVSKDDTVEKAKSLGIHHVIRHENNRGYGGNQKTCYQHALAIGADIVVMLHPDYQYTPKLIEAMVYPIANGLFPVMLGSRILGKGALVGGMPLYKYIANRFLTFFQNVMMGQKLAEYHTGYRAFSREILETLPLDENDDDFVFDNEMLAQIAYADHIIGEVTCPTKYFEEASSINFSRSVKYGLGVLKVSLAFRLNKMGLMNSRIFDFQTGKRLPISAIPAEKVPNA, encoded by the coding sequence ATGGTGCATGGAAAGAAAGTCGTGGTCGTCATGCCTGCCTACAACGCAGAGAAGACCCTGGACCAGACCTATGCAGAAATTCCGTTTGATTTGGTCGACGAAATCATTTTGGTCGATGATGTGAGCAAGGACGATACCGTCGAAAAAGCCAAATCTCTAGGCATCCACCACGTCATTCGCCATGAAAACAACCGTGGCTACGGAGGAAACCAGAAGACCTGCTACCAACATGCGCTTGCTATCGGGGCGGACATTGTCGTCATGCTTCACCCCGATTATCAGTACACCCCCAAGCTCATCGAGGCTATGGTATATCCCATCGCCAACGGCTTGTTCCCGGTCATGTTGGGGTCCAGAATTTTGGGCAAAGGTGCGCTGGTGGGAGGCATGCCCTTGTACAAATACATCGCCAACCGCTTTCTGACCTTTTTCCAGAATGTCATGATGGGCCAAAAATTGGCGGAATACCACACAGGCTATCGCGCGTTTTCCCGAGAAATTCTTGAGACCCTCCCTTTGGATGAAAATGACGACGATTTCGTATTCGACAACGAAATGCTGGCCCAGATTGCCTATGCAGATCATATCATCGGCGAGGTAACCTGCCCGACCAAATACTTCGAAGAGGCGTCCTCCATCAATTTCAGCCGAAGCGTGAAATACGGACTGGGCGTTTTGAAAGTCTCTTTGGCGTTTAGGCTCAACAAAATGGGACTGATGAATTCCCGCATCTTTGATTTCCAGACCGGCAAACGGCTGCCCATTTCTGCGATCCCCGCGGAAAAAGTACCGAATGCTTGA
- a CDS encoding ion channel produces the protein MLKESIMAETVASSEAPKQVDEAFRDLGFGTKIDLSATRLINKDGSFNVIRRGGGIGAVNLYQYLITISWWGFAGWVFVSYLILNAIFALIYMTLGLEYLSSPPLQRGFVEEFLHAFYFSAQTFTTVGYGAISPEGHPASMVSSIESMMGLMGIAIATGVLYGRFSRPTAKIRFSEKMIVAPYQDINGLMFRIVNRRQNQLVELDVLLVYARYEMVNGRPVQRFSSLELERNHVALFPLTWTIVHPITEDSPIYGMDSEAMKAKHAEFLIVIKAYDDTFAQEVHARHSYQFDELVCGVKFVPAFEPDGIGNYIVDVNRVGEYKDAPLNPAPKTPKKATD, from the coding sequence ATGTTAAAGGAATCCATTATGGCTGAGACAGTTGCTTCTTCCGAAGCACCCAAGCAGGTAGACGAGGCTTTCCGTGATTTGGGATTTGGGACCAAAATCGATTTATCTGCCACTCGATTGATCAATAAAGATGGCTCATTCAACGTCATTCGTCGAGGTGGCGGAATCGGTGCTGTCAATCTCTATCAATATCTGATCACCATATCGTGGTGGGGATTTGCGGGCTGGGTATTCGTTTCCTATCTGATCCTCAATGCAATTTTTGCGCTGATCTACATGACATTGGGGCTCGAATATTTGAGCTCTCCTCCGCTTCAGCGTGGCTTTGTGGAGGAATTTTTACATGCCTTCTATTTTTCCGCCCAAACGTTTACGACCGTCGGATACGGAGCCATCAGCCCAGAGGGGCATCCCGCCAGTATGGTTTCTTCCATCGAATCAATGATGGGATTGATGGGAATCGCCATTGCCACCGGGGTCCTGTATGGTCGTTTTTCCAGACCTACCGCCAAAATCCGGTTCAGCGAGAAGATGATTGTCGCGCCCTATCAGGACATCAATGGCCTCATGTTCAGAATCGTCAACCGTCGCCAAAATCAGTTGGTAGAATTGGATGTGCTGCTCGTCTATGCGAGATACGAAATGGTCAATGGACGACCTGTGCAGCGATTTAGCAGCCTCGAATTGGAGCGAAATCACGTAGCTTTATTTCCCTTGACGTGGACCATCGTGCATCCCATCACCGAGGACAGCCCCATTTACGGGATGGATTCTGAGGCAATGAAAGCCAAGCATGCGGAGTTTCTCATCGTCATCAAGGCCTATGATGACACCTTTGCGCAGGAGGTGCATGCGAGACACTCCTACCAATTTGATGAGCTGGTATGCGGGGTGAAATTCGTTCCTGCGTTTGAGCCAGATGGGATCGGAAATTACATCGTGGATGTCAACCGAGTGGGAGAATACAAAGACGCCCCGCTTAATCCTGCCCCCAAAACGCCCAAAAAGGCCACGGATTGA